The Candidatus Hydrothermales bacterium genome includes a region encoding these proteins:
- a CDS encoding 1-deoxy-D-xylulose-5-phosphate reductoisomerase, translating into MRVFVFGATGSIGKSFFSLVKNFPEIEVVGIQAHKNEKKLVKLKEKFKVNYAFLTGRQSNSKDVIDDREKLKEFVTSKKIDRVLFGAAGVDLFDVFFELLEKNKVICMANKEIIVAFGEIIKQKNLNNIIPVDSEHSSIFRIIKYLNFNDIEKIILTASGGPFYNIENSKLAKVKVKEALKHPRWKMGKKITIDSATLINKGFEIIEAHYLFGIEPERIEVLYHPQSKIHGLVLLRDGTYIAHISEPDMRIPILNALFYPEIKNYNRRVDKFYGTLNFEKIKKSKRKLIDLCLKALKEKKGKPAYIVGADEELVRLFLMGKIKFNEIEKILYKVYKKSIAVDDRDPNEILKSIEVSKKMVHKELG; encoded by the coding sequence ATGAGGGTTTTTGTATTTGGGGCTACAGGATCTATAGGTAAGAGTTTTTTTTCTCTTGTTAAGAACTTTCCTGAAATTGAAGTAGTAGGTATTCAGGCTCATAAGAATGAGAAGAAGCTTGTTAAGTTGAAGGAAAAGTTCAAAGTAAACTATGCCTTTTTAACCGGTAGACAGAGTAACTCTAAAGATGTAATAGATGATAGAGAAAAGTTAAAAGAGTTTGTTACATCTAAAAAGATAGACAGGGTTCTTTTTGGGGCAGCAGGGGTAGACCTCTTTGATGTGTTTTTTGAACTTCTTGAAAAAAACAAAGTTATATGTATGGCAAATAAGGAAATTATTGTTGCCTTTGGAGAAATAATAAAACAGAAAAATTTAAACAATATAATTCCTGTAGACTCAGAGCACTCTTCAATTTTTAGGATAATTAAATATTTAAATTTTAATGATATTGAGAAGATAATTTTAACGGCTTCGGGAGGGCCTTTTTATAACATAGAAAACAGCAAACTGGCTAAGGTTAAAGTTAAAGAGGCACTTAAACACCCTAGGTGGAAGATGGGTAAAAAAATTACTATAGATTCGGCAACACTAATTAATAAGGGATTTGAGATAATAGAGGCACACTACCTTTTTGGTATAGAACCTGAAAGAATCGAAGTTCTATATCACCCTCAAAGTAAAATCCACGGGCTTGTTTTACTTAGAGACGGCACATATATAGCTCACATCAGTGAACCTGATATGAGAATTCCTATTTTAAATGCTCTTTTTTATCCAGAAATAAAAAACTATAATAGGAGAGTAGATAAGTTTTATGGAACATTAAATTTTGAAAAAATTAAAAAAAGTAAAAGGAAACTAATTGATCTTTGTTTAAAGGCTTTAAAAGAAAAAAAAGGAAAACCAGCGTATATAGTGGGTGCCGACGAGGAGCTTGTAAGGCTATTTTTAATGGGAAAAATAAAATTTAATGAAATTGAGAAAATTCTCTATAAGGTTTATAAAAAATCTATAGCTGTAGACGATAGAGATCCTAATGAGATTCTAAAGTCTATTGAAGTTTCTAAAAAAATGGTACACAAGGAGTTAGGATGA
- the rseP gene encoding RIP metalloprotease RseP, translating into MISTVVVTLLLLSVLIFIHELGHFLASKLLKVPVEEFSIGFGPKVFSFKSKETTFKISLIPFGGYVKVFGEDIEGENSFWYRPFYVKFLILISGVLFNFLFGFIIIFLLFFLFGIVESGPYIDEPKEETPAYIAGFKFGDKILKVDGKNFVRWKEFYAVFQDGDTHVVSILRNNRDTLKLKLWGVWNDTVSKFETGILPVLFPVIGEVVPGLPAEKVGFKEKDTIIKINDTNIKKWEEIQSLIEKSGGKKVVVKVKRGGDTLTFEVNPIKINDSYKIGIRADINVLKLPFLKALQHAWEESYFIIYQTFRFIFLFLRGKAPIESFGGPVMIGKVVGETKSKGLSSLLFILAFISINLALINLLPIPALDGGHLLTITVEAILRKRLSFRIRSLIQLIGFALLISISILITILDIHRILK; encoded by the coding sequence ATGATTTCTACAGTAGTAGTTACCCTTTTACTACTTTCTGTGCTTATTTTTATTCACGAATTAGGACACTTCTTAGCAAGTAAACTCTTAAAGGTACCGGTTGAGGAATTTTCCATTGGTTTTGGTCCCAAAGTTTTTTCTTTTAAAAGTAAAGAGACAACCTTTAAGATTTCACTTATACCCTTTGGTGGTTATGTAAAAGTTTTTGGAGAGGATATAGAAGGAGAAAATTCTTTTTGGTATAGACCTTTTTATGTAAAATTTTTGATTTTAATTTCTGGTGTCCTTTTTAACTTCCTCTTTGGTTTCATTATAATTTTTCTCCTATTCTTTCTCTTTGGTATTGTTGAATCAGGTCCTTATATTGATGAACCTAAAGAAGAAACACCAGCCTATATAGCCGGATTTAAATTTGGAGACAAGATATTGAAAGTAGACGGAAAAAATTTTGTAAGGTGGAAAGAGTTTTACGCAGTTTTTCAGGATGGTGATACTCATGTAGTTAGCATTTTAAGAAATAATAGGGATACATTAAAGCTAAAACTATGGGGTGTATGGAATGATACTGTATCGAAGTTTGAGACAGGTATTTTACCGGTTCTTTTTCCTGTTATAGGAGAGGTTGTTCCGGGATTACCGGCGGAAAAAGTTGGATTTAAAGAGAAAGATACGATAATAAAGATAAATGATACGAACATAAAAAAATGGGAGGAAATACAGAGTCTCATTGAGAAATCAGGGGGTAAAAAAGTAGTAGTAAAAGTAAAGAGGGGAGGAGATACTTTGACATTTGAGGTTAACCCAATTAAGATAAATGACTCTTATAAAATAGGTATAAGAGCGGATATAAATGTCCTAAAACTTCCTTTTTTAAAGGCTCTGCAGCATGCCTGGGAGGAAAGTTACTTTATAATTTATCAAACCTTTAGATTTATCTTTCTTTTTTTAAGGGGTAAGGCTCCAATTGAGTCATTTGGTGGTCCAGTTATGATAGGTAAAGTTGTTGGAGAAACAAAAAGTAAGGGTTTATCATCCCTACTTTTTATACTTGCCTTTATTTCTATTAATTTAGCTCTTATAAATCTATTACCTATTCCAGCTCTTGACGGTGGTCATTTACTTACTATCACTGTTGAGGCTATCTTGAGAAAAAGGCTCTCCTTCAGGATTAGATCACTAATCCAGCTAATTGGATTTGCCCTTCTTATTTCAATATCGATCTTAATCACTATACTTGACATTCATCGTATTCTTAAGTAA
- a CDS encoding efflux RND transporter permease subunit codes for MTKFFVKRPIFTFSFYSVLFLIGLFSIRVLSIDFFPEISIPMVSIVTIRPGASPEEIEREVTKPIENAVSTVPNVTKIRSLSVQDISAVMVEFDWGTDIDKAADDIRTRIEFAKFFLPEDIETPKVFKFDPTQIPILIGTFTVKDTLFDLRSFFEEEIVEKLRRIPGVGDVQYWGGGKREIVKIEIKKKYLEEYGITPFLIKETLLRENLNIPIGNIEDHNFSISAKVNSKFSSLEEIRSIPIYVKGKGIYRLGEVADVKIGYDDVITKVRSQKMPSLLFGILKQSGANTVLVSERVKKEIDKILRDYPGIELKVVNDISRFIRASIQNLTSTVYWAVLFIFLVTLVFLRHLSSSFVIALTIPFSLIVGFIVLKLTGGSINIISLSALALAAGMVVDNAVVVLENIFYRREKGENSLDAAYKGALEVFSPILASTLTTIAIFGPLVIGTGFVGIIFRQLALMVTTVLLTSLIVSLTITPTLSRIVIKKTPKEEGLLFYLFEKLKDFYRRTLDLAIGKSFLTLLIGFLLFVFGVLLFLTGIVKTEFFPESDSGELRGSFVLAPGTKFKVTDSLSRHIEDIISEIEEVKYFTLRVGRSESGFLSVMGVVEGENTGFFFINIGSKDQRERSIFEIADFLERRIKDIPGIKSFQVLSTGNLQHLIQGFGAPIQILIYGENFIITDSIAEYVKGILENTKGVRSVRISREKNLPEYLLIPDREKNSKLGLYSSLLGTYLRSLNLGEKVGAIEVGDKELDIKITIEEKYRKNREILPFISYPLLDKKLYIGNVFRLVKSFSPLSIERENKERVVRVLAETSGRPLGEIRKELETKLENILGEKGGYRVEFGGLTEEQAESFKILLYAFFIGIVIVYLVMAAQFESFILPFIIMFTVPSGITGVALIHILTNTSFSVPSFVGLIMMIGIVVNNAIVMLDYVERLKNEGKKVIEATKEGALRRLRPILITSFTTIMGLTPLVILGGEGSETWKPLALSVIGGLLFSLLVSLVFIPTIYVFIQKKILKRE; via the coding sequence ATGACAAAATTTTTTGTAAAAAGGCCCATTTTTACCTTTTCTTTTTATTCTGTTTTATTTTTAATAGGTCTATTTTCCATAAGAGTTTTATCTATTGACTTTTTCCCTGAAATATCAATACCTATGGTAAGTATAGTAACAATAAGACCAGGCGCTTCTCCTGAGGAAATTGAAAGGGAGGTTACAAAGCCTATAGAGAATGCTGTCTCTACTGTTCCAAACGTTACAAAGATAAGATCGTTATCTGTTCAAGATATTTCAGCTGTTATGGTTGAGTTTGACTGGGGAACAGACATTGATAAGGCTGCCGATGATATAAGAACAAGAATTGAATTTGCAAAATTTTTTCTTCCAGAAGACATAGAGACTCCTAAAGTTTTTAAATTTGATCCTACCCAAATTCCAATACTAATAGGAACCTTTACAGTCAAGGACACACTTTTTGACTTACGGTCTTTTTTTGAGGAGGAAATTGTTGAAAAGCTCAGAAGAATTCCAGGAGTAGGTGATGTTCAGTACTGGGGAGGTGGCAAAAGAGAAATAGTTAAAATAGAGATTAAGAAAAAATACTTAGAAGAGTACGGCATCACCCCATTTTTAATAAAGGAAACACTTCTAAGAGAAAATCTGAATATCCCTATAGGAAACATAGAGGATCATAACTTTTCAATCAGTGCTAAGGTGAACTCAAAATTTTCCTCTCTTGAAGAAATTAGAAGCATTCCGATATATGTGAAAGGCAAGGGCATTTATAGGTTAGGTGAGGTTGCTGATGTAAAAATAGGTTACGATGACGTCATAACAAAAGTTAGAAGCCAAAAGATGCCTTCACTTTTATTTGGAATACTAAAGCAGTCTGGAGCAAATACTGTTTTAGTTTCTGAAAGAGTAAAGAAAGAAATAGATAAAATTTTAAGAGATTACCCTGGAATAGAGTTAAAGGTTGTAAACGATATTTCAAGATTTATAAGGGCATCTATCCAAAATTTGACAAGTACCGTATATTGGGCTGTCTTATTTATTTTTCTTGTCACTTTAGTTTTTCTCAGACACCTATCTTCAAGTTTTGTAATAGCCTTAACTATACCCTTCTCATTAATAGTAGGATTTATAGTTTTAAAACTAACAGGAGGATCAATTAATATAATTTCTCTTTCAGCATTAGCTTTAGCTGCCGGAATGGTTGTTGATAATGCCGTAGTTGTACTCGAAAATATATTTTATAGAAGAGAAAAAGGTGAAAATTCCTTAGATGCTGCCTATAAGGGCGCGTTAGAGGTCTTTAGTCCAATTCTTGCCTCAACTCTTACAACTATCGCTATTTTTGGTCCACTTGTAATTGGAACTGGATTTGTTGGAATAATCTTTAGACAGCTTGCCCTAATGGTTACTACAGTACTTTTAACTTCTTTAATTGTCAGTTTAACTATAACTCCAACACTTTCAAGAATTGTTATAAAAAAGACACCAAAGGAAGAAGGGCTTCTCTTTTATCTATTTGAAAAATTAAAAGATTTTTATAGAAGAACTCTTGACTTAGCGATAGGCAAAAGCTTCTTAACCCTACTTATTGGTTTTTTACTATTTGTCTTTGGAGTTCTACTATTTTTGACCGGTATAGTAAAAACCGAGTTTTTTCCTGAGTCTGACTCGGGAGAACTAAGGGGAAGTTTTGTTTTAGCTCCGGGCACTAAATTTAAAGTAACTGACTCACTCTCAAGACATATAGAAGATATTATATCTGAAATTGAAGAAGTCAAGTATTTTACTTTAAGGGTTGGAAGGTCAGAGTCTGGATTTTTAAGTGTTATGGGAGTAGTGGAAGGTGAAAATACCGGTTTTTTCTTTATAAATATTGGTAGCAAAGATCAAAGAGAGAGAAGTATCTTTGAAATAGCAGATTTTCTAGAAAGAAGGATAAAAGATATACCGGGAATAAAATCTTTTCAGGTTTTATCTACCGGAAATTTACAACACTTAATTCAGGGATTTGGTGCACCCATTCAAATTCTAATATACGGAGAAAACTTTATTATCACTGACTCTATTGCTGAATATGTAAAGGGGATTCTTGAAAATACAAAAGGAGTAAGAAGCGTAAGAATTTCAAGAGAGAAAAATTTACCTGAATATTTATTAATTCCTGATAGAGAAAAAAACTCAAAGTTGGGTTTATATTCGTCTTTACTAGGAACGTATCTAAGAAGCCTAAATCTCGGAGAAAAGGTTGGAGCAATAGAAGTTGGCGATAAAGAACTTGATATAAAAATTACGATCGAAGAGAAATATAGAAAAAATAGAGAAATTTTACCATTTATCTCTTATCCCCTCCTCGATAAAAAACTTTATATAGGAAACGTATTTAGACTGGTGAAAAGCTTTTCTCCTTTGTCTATAGAAAGGGAAAATAAGGAAAGAGTTGTTAGGGTTTTAGCTGAAACCTCTGGAAGACCGCTGGGTGAGATAAGAAAGGAACTAGAAACAAAACTTGAGAATATCTTAGGTGAAAAGGGCGGATACAGAGTTGAATTCGGTGGATTAACCGAGGAACAAGCAGAATCTTTCAAAATTTTGCTTTATGCTTTCTTTATTGGAATAGTTATTGTATATCTAGTGATGGCAGCTCAGTTTGAATCTTTTATTTTACCTTTTATAATAATGTTCACTGTACCCTCAGGAATAACAGGAGTTGCTCTAATCCATATACTTACTAACACTTCTTTCTCAGTACCATCCTTCGTTGGTTTAATTATGATGATAGGAATAGTAGTTAACAATGCGATCGTTATGCTGGATTATGTGGAAAGGTTAAAAAATGAAGGTAAGAAAGTTATTGAGGCTACTAAAGAAGGGGCGTTAAGGAGACTAAGACCTATTCTAATAACAAGCTTTACAACAATCATGGGTTTAACACCCCTTGTAATATTAGGGGGTGAAGGATCAGAAACCTGGAAACCACTTGCGCTATCTGTCATAGGGGGTCTTTTATTTTCACTTTTAGTAAGCCTTGTCTTTATACCAACTATATATGTTTTTATCCAGAAGAAAATCTTAAAAAGAGAATAA
- a CDS encoding efflux RND transporter periplasmic adaptor subunit, protein MKRLFIISFCMLIFVSCKKEKNNIKEREEHLVPVTVTRPFYGDIHLNVRFSSSIEGNPDILVYTPIPGYYYRKLKDDGDYVKKGEIILLLERRDLGLEFEPFKIEAPVSGRISYFKYDPGEFIPPQKPLARIYGDKEFKVRLSLPYEYHKNMFKDKKVRIFVDSQDFEGVIGEISNTSDPLTGNFELTIFFKSDKKILPGSPCEVEITLLKKERVLKVPSKCVLGAVKKTVFVIENEVAKRVPVITGIEGGGYIEIVEGISEKDLVVLDGAELLREGVKVKIIGGS, encoded by the coding sequence TGTCTCCTGCAAAAAAGAAAAAAACAATATAAAAGAAAGGGAGGAGCATTTAGTTCCAGTTACCGTAACCAGGCCCTTTTATGGAGACATCCATTTGAATGTAAGATTTTCATCAAGTATTGAAGGTAACCCTGATATCCTAGTTTATACACCTATTCCAGGTTATTACTATAGAAAATTAAAAGATGACGGCGATTATGTCAAAAAGGGCGAAATTATACTACTACTTGAAAGAAGGGATCTTGGGCTTGAGTTTGAACCCTTTAAAATTGAAGCTCCTGTCTCTGGAAGAATTTCATACTTTAAATATGACCCAGGAGAATTTATACCTCCTCAAAAACCTCTTGCACGAATCTATGGCGATAAAGAATTCAAGGTTAGACTATCGCTTCCCTATGAATATCATAAAAATATGTTTAAGGACAAAAAGGTGAGAATTTTTGTGGACTCTCAAGATTTTGAGGGAGTTATTGGAGAAATAAGTAACACTTCAGATCCTCTAACAGGAAATTTTGAACTTACAATATTTTTTAAATCTGATAAAAAAATCTTACCAGGTTCTCCCTGTGAAGTTGAGATAACTCTGTTAAAAAAGGAGAGAGTATTAAAAGTTCCCTCAAAGTGTGTGCTTGGAGCTGTAAAGAAAACCGTATTTGTTATTGAAAATGAAGTGGCAAAGAGAGTGCCCGTAATTACAGGGATTGAAGGTGGCGGTTACATAGAGATTGTTGAAGGTATCTCAGAAAAGGATCTTGTTGTTTTGGATGGAGCAGAACTTCTAAGAGAAGGAGTGAAAGTTAAAATAATAGGAGGAAGTTAA